The genomic segment GGTGACGGTGCCGGAGTCCGGTGTGACGATCCCGGCGAGACAGTGCAGGAGGGTGGACTTGCCGGAGCCGGAGGGGCCCATCACAGCGACGACCTCGCCCGCGTGTATGGAGAACCCGGCGCCGTCGAGGGCGGGCGTCGCGCCGTAGGTCTTGCGCAGGTCATGGGCGCTGAGCAGGGAACCGGCGGGCGTCATGCCGTCACCTCCAGGGTGAGCCGGCCGAGACGCGCGGCGGTCAGTTCCAGCCAGCGCAGATCGGCTTCGAGGTGGAACAGCGCGTGATCGCAGATGAGTTGGTCGGCGAAGTCGCCACGGCGCTTGCGGTCGGTCAGGATGCGCATCAGCCGCAGATGCTCGGAGCGCTGGGTGTCGAGCAGGTCGGAGGCGCTGCGTCCGGTGAGGATGGCCAGGACGACCTTGGTGTAGAGCGTCGACTGGAGATACGGCTCCGGCTTCTCGGGCTGGGCGAGCCAGGCGGACACGTCGGTGACCCCGGCGTCGGTGATGGCGTAGCGCTTGCGCTCGGGGCCGCCGCCGGCCTCGACGCCGTCGACCTCCACCAGGCCGTTCTTCAGCAGCCGGGACATGGTCGAGTAGACCTGCCCGTAGTGCAGGGGGCGGTCGTGCCCGAACTTCTCGTCGAAGGCGCGCTTGAGGTCGTATCCGTGGCGTGGACCGGACTCCAGGAGTCCGAGCAAGGTGTGACCGATAGACATGCGGAGGACTATACACATCACGTATACATGCCATGTATACGTGGTGTGCATACCGTCCTGAACTGCGGTTCGGCGTTGTTCCGCCGGGCCAGGTGGTGTGGAGGGTGACCCTCGGGCGGTCGTGGGCCGTCTTCGGGGCGGGGGGCGTACCGGCCTCCCGCCCCGGTGGCACGCCCCGTCAGGCCGGGTCCTCGGACTCCGCGGCCGGGTCGCCCATGGGGTCCGCCGCCGGGTCCCTCGCCTGATCCGCCGCCGGGTCCCTCGGGGGGCGCCCGCGGCGGGGGATGGGGCGGGCGCCGCCCGGCAGCCGTCCCGCCTCGGCCAGCGCCCGCCGCAGCAGATACTCGATCTGGGCGTTCGCGCTGCGCAGTTCGTCGGACGCCCAGCGCGCCAGGGCGTCGTGCACCGCCGGATCCAGCCGCAGCAGCATCTGCTTGCGCTGCCGCGGCCCGCGCCGGGACGTCTCGTCGGTCACTGGTAGAGCGAGCCCGTGTTCAGGACCGGCTGCACCGCGCGGTCACCGCACAGCACGACCATCAGATTGCTGACCATGGTCGCCTTGCGCTCGGAGTCCAGCTCGACGATGCCCTGTTCGGCGATCCGGGTCAGCGCCATCTCGACCATCCCGACCGCGCCCTCGACGATCTGCTGCCGGGCCGCGACCACGGCCCCCGCCTGCTGTCGCTGGAGCATCGCGGAGGCGATCTCGGGGGCGTACGCGAGGTGGCTGAAGCGCGACTCGACGATCAGCACCCCGGCGGCGCGCACCCGGGCGGTCAGTTCCACGGCCAGCTTCTCGGTGATCTCCTCGGCGTTGCCGCGCAGCGAGAGACCGCCCTCCTCGTGGGCGTCGTACGGGTACTCGATCGCGATGTGCCGGACGGCGGCCTCGGTCTGGGTGGCCACGAACTCCAGGAAGTCGTCGACCTCGAAGAGGGCCTGCGCGGTGTCGTCGACCTTCCACACGACGATCGCGGCCAGCTCGATCGGGTTCCCGTAGGCGTCGTTGACCTTCAGGACGGCCGTCTCGTGGTTGCGGACCCGGGTGGAGATCTTCCGGCTGCTGGTGAGCGGGTTGATCCAGCGCAGTCCGTCGGCGCGGATCGTGCCGACGTACCGCCCGAAGAGCTGGATGACGCGGGCCTCGCCGGGCGCGACCATCTTCACGCCGCTCATGCAGAAGAGCGACGCGATGGTGAGCAGGATGCCGAGGACGACGAGCGTGATCCCGAGGCCGTTGTGGCCGTTCGACCCGACGGCGGCGCCGAGGATGATCAGGGCGATCCCGAGGAACACCCCGACCACCGTCAGCAGCAGGCCGAGCCCGCCGGGAATGCTGTGGGCCGTGGTCTCGCGGACCTGAGGGGCGGGCATGTCCGGTGTGTCGGCCGTGACCGCGGCCGGTACCGGCTCCGGCCGGGAGGTGTGCGGGTTGTGCGAGTCGTGCTGTTCGGGCATGGATTCCCCCGTTGTGTACGGCGTCCGCGGTCCATCACCGCGCGATCAATGTGATTACACATTAGCGCGCATGGCAACCTTGCGTACCGTCCGTGAGTCGGTTCCTTGGGGTGCGGGTGCTGATTCTCACGTCCGGAAAAGACCGGATCGCCTGCATTTTGTCCGTCTCAACGGTGTTAGCTGTCTTGGCTGAGCTGATCTGATCGAACAGAGAAACGGGAGCAACACAGCGATGGGTCGAGCGGAAGCGCGACGAGCCCAGCAGCGCGGTGCGCGGCGGGCCAAGAAGACCGGCATACGCCGCTTCTTCACCTGGCGGAAGCTGCTGGGGGCCTTCTTCGGGTTCTGCCTGCTGATCATCGGCGCCTTCGTGGCGCTCTATCTGTCCGTGGACGAGCCCGCACCCAACGCGGAGGCGAAGCTGGAGAGCAACGTCTACAAGTACGGCGACGGCAAGATCCTCGCCCGCACGGGCCGTATCAACCGGGAGATGGTCGACCTCGACAAGATCCCGGAGAAGGTCCGCTACACCTTCGTCGCTGCCGAGAACAAGTCGTTCTTCAAGGACTCCGGGGTCGACCTCAAGGGCACCGCCCGCGGTCTGCTGAACACCGTGACCGGCAAGGGGAAGCAGGGAGGTTCGACGATCACTCAGCAGTACGTCAAGAACTACTACCTGACCCAGCAGCCGACGGTCTCCCGCAAGCTCAAGGAACTGGTGATCTCGCTCAAGGTCGACCGGCGGATGCACAAGGAGGACATCCTCGCCGGGTACATCAACACCAGCTATTACGGGCGCAGCGCGTACGGCATCCAGGCCGCGGCCCAGGCGTACTACGGCGTCGACGCCGAGAAGCTGACCGTCGCCCAGGGCGCCTACCTCGCCGCACTGCTCCAGGCGCCCAGCCAGTACGACTGGGCGGTCGCCTCACCGACCGGCAAGAAGCTCGTGACCGAACGCTGGCACTACGTCCTCGACAACATGGTCGAGGAGAAGTGGCTCGACGCGTCGGAGCGCGACGCGCTGAAGTTCCCCGTACCGCACAGTCCGAAGCCGCCCCTCGGCATGGGCGGCCAGACCGGCTACCTCGTCGAGGCCGCCGACGCGGAGCTGCGCAAGCAGGGCGTCTCCGAGGCCGACCTCAAGGCCGGCGGCTGGACCATCACCCTCAACATCGACGAGAAGAAGCAGAAGGAACTCGTCAAGGCGGTCGAGCGGCAACTGGAGTCGAAGATCGACCGCAAGGGCAACAAGGTCGACGCGACGGTCCAGGCGGGCGCCACCTCCGTCGACCCGAAGACCGGCGCGGTCGTCGCCCTGTACGGCGGGACCGGCGCCACCGAGCACTGGATATCCAACGCCACCCGGCAGGACTACCAGCCCGCGTCCACCTTCAAGCCGCTGGTGTTCGC from the Streptomyces sp. AM 4-1-1 genome contains:
- a CDS encoding transglycosylase domain-containing protein, whose protein sequence is MGRAEARRAQQRGARRAKKTGIRRFFTWRKLLGAFFGFCLLIIGAFVALYLSVDEPAPNAEAKLESNVYKYGDGKILARTGRINREMVDLDKIPEKVRYTFVAAENKSFFKDSGVDLKGTARGLLNTVTGKGKQGGSTITQQYVKNYYLTQQPTVSRKLKELVISLKVDRRMHKEDILAGYINTSYYGRSAYGIQAAAQAYYGVDAEKLTVAQGAYLAALLQAPSQYDWAVASPTGKKLVTERWHYVLDNMVEEKWLDASERDALKFPVPHSPKPPLGMGGQTGYLVEAADAELRKQGVSEADLKAGGWTITLNIDEKKQKELVKAVERQLESKIDRKGNKVDATVQAGATSVDPKTGAVVALYGGTGATEHWISNATRQDYQPASTFKPLVFATALENGAETQDGDRIGVNTLYDGTSRRPVEGSDTPYAPQNEDDTSYGDVNVQEAMDKSINSVFAQMVVDVGPGKVKETALALGVPDKNFPERPATALGTMYASTWDMAGVYATFDNHGKKVTPTIVKSAEHRGRSVDPVQGIGKQVLSRRSADTVTSVLSGVVDNGSGHEADTSAYDAAGKTGTSENNRAALFAGYTPELSTVVALYGESPKDGGGQVSLTGTANSGRANGGGFPAKIWADYTLRALNGGSDARFDLEDVEKGEVTVTESPSPSTSASESPEETPSEEPESPEETPSESESESPDETVTESPSPSLSVSPPETSEDPGEGDDDGNRPSGNRPGGNTNVQRP
- a CDS encoding SPFH domain-containing protein is translated as MPAPQVRETTAHSIPGGLGLLLTVVGVFLGIALIILGAAVGSNGHNGLGITLVVLGILLTIASLFCMSGVKMVAPGEARVIQLFGRYVGTIRADGLRWINPLTSSRKISTRVRNHETAVLKVNDAYGNPIELAAIVVWKVDDTAQALFEVDDFLEFVATQTEAAVRHIAIEYPYDAHEEGGLSLRGNAEEITEKLAVELTARVRAAGVLIVESRFSHLAYAPEIASAMLQRQQAGAVVAARQQIVEGAVGMVEMALTRIAEQGIVELDSERKATMVSNLMVVLCGDRAVQPVLNTGSLYQ
- a CDS encoding PadR family transcriptional regulator, with the translated sequence MSIGHTLLGLLESGPRHGYDLKRAFDEKFGHDRPLHYGQVYSTMSRLLKNGLVEVDGVEAGGGPERKRYAITDAGVTDVSAWLAQPEKPEPYLQSTLYTKVVLAILTGRSASDLLDTQRSEHLRLMRILTDRKRRGDFADQLICDHALFHLEADLRWLELTAARLGRLTLEVTA